CCTTTAACGAGTTGCCAATGCAAGTAAATTATGCATTTTCTGGAAAATCTTCGTTTTACTTCTATGCGATTTTACATCGTAAATTCAAACAGTTTTCAATTGTCGTTCAGACACTATCTAGGTGAGATAAAGATGGCGGTTAATATTTATCCAATTCCCCTCGGTGTGGCTCAGTGTTATGTCATCCAGGATAAAGGCGCTGTAATGATCGATGCGGGCGCTCCTAAAAAATCAACCCAATTTTTAAAAACCATTGAACACCATGGAATAAGCCCCAATGATATCAAGCTAATCATCCCAACCCATGGGCATTGGGATCATATCGGATCAGCAAAGGATATCAAACAAATAACCGGGGCAAGAATTGCCATGCACCATCGAGAAAAGGAATGGCTGGAAAAGTCTCAAAAGCATATTCCTCCTGCAGTTAATCTCTGGGGTCATATTATTGTTAAAACATTGGGGGGCTTACTGCCCCTAATCCGTTTTCCGGCCGCCCAAGTCGACATCACTTTAGAAGATGAAGATTTTTCTTTAACCGAGTTTGAGATTCCCGGAAAAATTATTTATACTCCCGGACATTCTCCTGGATCTGTCAGTGTTTTATTGGACACCGGAGATGCTTTTGTAGGTGACCTGGCCATGAGTTCGTTTCCATTGCGCTTAAGCCCCGGCCTGCCCATATTTGCTGACGATATTACACAAGTCAAAAACAGCTTAAAGTTATTGCTGGACAAAGGCGCCACCACCATTTATCCGGCACATGGCAAATCATTTCCTGCAGAATTGATTCGAACATTTTTATAAAAGGAACCGCATGAGAAGAAGTGAAAAAGAAATCACAGATCAATCGACCATCGAGGCAATCATTCATGCTTCCCTTGTTTGTCGCTTGGCTTTATCAGATGGGAATCAACCCTATATTGTGCCCTTATGTTTTGGCTACCGGAACCAAACGTTGTATTTTCACAGCGCCCGGGAAGGTAAAAAGATAGACCTACTCAAAAAAAACAATCGCACTTGCTTTGAATTTGACGTGAACAGCGAAATCATAGAAGCTGATAAACCATGTAAATGGGGCATGAAATACCAAAGCGTGATCGGATTTGGCAAAGCGATCTTTGTTGAAAATGTGGAAGAAAAGCAAAAGGGGTTAAACATCATCATGAATCATTATTCCAATCGAACTTGGCCGTTTGCCGAAAAAGCCATCGAGAAGATAGCTGTCATTAAAATCGAAATAGAGAAAATGACCGGCAAATATTCCTCATGATAATTCTTAAATGAGTAAAGAGTATAATAAACCGCAAAGCTTACCATGCTTTGTTAAAATTACCGTTATATTTTTAACTAAAGGAGTACGGTATGGAAATTGAAAACTGCGTGGCAATTGTGACCGGAGGTGCTTCCGGGCTGGGTGAGGCTTGTGTGCGTCAACTGGTAAAAGACGGGGCCACGGTTTCTATTTTTGACTTTGCACCGGAAAGGGGCCGACAGGTAGCAAAAGACCTGGGAGATTCGGTTATTTTCTGCCAAGCCGACGTCGCCGACGAAACCGATGTGGCATCAGCAATTGAGGAAACCGTCCGGGCATTTGGAGCCATACATGTGGCCATTAACTGTGCGGGGATGGGAATCCCGGAAAAAGTGCTCGGCAAAGACGGACCCATGGTGATGGAAAATTTTTATAGAACCCTGAATATTAACCTGGGCGGAACCCTAAATGTGATCCGCCTGGCTGCAGAAAAAATGGTAGACAATTCTCCCAATGCGGACGGAGAAAGGGGTGTGGTAATTAACACCTCATCTATTGCCGCATTTGAAGGGCAAATAGGGCAGGTTGCCTACAGCGCTTCCAAAGCTGCAATCGCAGGAATAACCCTTCCCATCGCACGTGAATTTGCCGATTACGGTATCCGGGTAATGACTATCGCACCCGGCCTTTTTGACACACCGATGATGGCCGGTCTTTCCGAGGAAGTAAAAGAAGCGCTGGGCAAGATGATTCCTTTCCCCAAACGCCTGGGATACCCTTCGGAATATGCACGGATGGCGAAACACATCATAGAAAACCCGGTTCTAAACGGTGAGACCATTCGCCTCGATTCCGCCATACGAATGGCTGCACGATAACAACCGAAATCAGCATTAAGCTATGCATTTTTCGATAAAATGAATTTCATCACAAGGAGTTTATTATGCGAGAAGTAGCAATCACGGGCGTCGGAATGACTCCCTTTGGTATTTTCGACAGAACCAATGTGGAGCTTTTCAGCCAGGCGGCACTTGAAGCAATGGCTGATTCCAATATTGAATCCAGGAACATTCAGGCTCTTTTCTTCGGGAACTGCCTTGGGGCCTTTGAAGAAGGCCAGCTTCATATGGCGCCTTTTATCCATTCAGCACTGGACCTTCCAGTGTCTGCACCGGCCACCCGCTTTGAAAGTGCATGCGCCACAGCTACCGTGGCGATTCGACACGCAGCGCTGCTGGTTGCCGCCGGTGTTTACGATGTTGTTCTGGCCGGTGGAACGGAAAGGGCGGCAGCCATGGGTACGCCCCTGGCGACACGAACCTTTGCCATGGCATCACATGCTCAGTACGAAACCCCGACAGGAATAACCTTTCCCGGAGTTTTTGCCATGGCCACGCACATGTATGCTCAAAAATACAACATCGAATTGAAAGAACTGAAAAAGCATATGGCGGAGATCGCCGTTAAAAATCACTTTCACGGTACAAAAAATCCAAAGGCGCACTTTCAGAAGGAAATCGATGTAGATAAGGTTTTAAACGGCATGATGGTGGCTGACCCACTTCAACTGCTCGACTGTTGCCCCTTTTCTGACGGAGCAGCGGCAGTGGTGATATCCGATGCGGCTAAGGCGAAAGATCTGGTAAAACAGCCAATTTTTATCGCCGGGATGGGACAGGCATCGGCCGGGCCCCTTCATATTCAGCAGGACCTGACGCGGGTAATCGCCAGAGAGACTTCATCCCGGAATGCGTATAAACAGGCCGGAGTAAAACCAACCGATATAGATGTTTGTGAGCTTCACGACTGCTTTACTACTGCTGAAATTCTAGCTATTGAAAGCCTGGGCTTTTATGAATTCGGCAGCGGATATGACGCAGCCACCAAAGGTGAAACCCGGATCGGCGGTAAAATAGCAATCAACCCCTCGGGAGGCCTTAAAGCCAAGGGGCACCCCATCGGCGCCACAGGCGCAGCACAGGTTACTGAAATCGTTGAGCAGCTCAGAGGCAAATCCGGTGATCGCCAGGTACAGGGGGCAAAAATCGGCCTGGTGGACACTCTGGGCGGAGATTTTGGAACTGTTTGCAATATTATTTTAAGGAGCGAAAGATGAAAAACCAACTGACTTTCAACCGCTATCAGGATGCTTTGACAGAAGATAGACTTTTGGGGTTATACTGTGAGGAATGCGGCACCTGCACACTTCCGCCTCAGGCCGTTTGCCGTTCGTGTGGAGGACACAAACTGAATGAGAAAGAAATTGGCAACACCGGAACTTTACGAACATTTACCGTCATACGAGTGGCGGCTGAAGGGATGACGCCCCCCTTTATCGTTGCCCTGGTTGAAACCGATTCAGGGGCATGGGTAATGGGAAACCTTGAAGGCGTGGATCCGGACAATACCGGTATGGAGCTGCTGGGACAACAGGTGAAAATTACCAGTCGGATAGTCAAAGGGGATATCTATGCTTACGGCGATATCCGTGTCCCTGTTTTCTCTCCGATATAAAACCAAATGAAAAAAGTAGTAAAACCAACGGAACCTGTTTTTTTTGGACGCATGAACACACAACTAGAAAATCTGTCATACCCTGAAGTGGAACAATATCTGAAAAAAAATGATATTATCCTTGTTCCCACCGGTTCGGTGGAACAGCACAGCCCCTATGGATTGATCGGGACCGATTTCATCACGGCCGAAGCTGTGGCCCAAAGGGTTGCACGAGCCATGCAGATACTTGTCGCTCCGACCGTCAAATATGGCGTCTCCCCTCATCATATGGCATTCAGTGGTACAGTTAGCCTTGTGCCCGACACGATGATCATGCTGATTTCAGATATTATTCAATCGCTGGTTGCCCACGGTTTCAGACGAATCGTATTCATCAACGGTCATGGTGGAAATATAAATGCCATAAAAACCGCCATGGAAAGGTTAAAAGCACAGAAGATCCAAGGATGTTTCGAAGTAATCTCCTGGTATGAAATGGAGGAAATACAACAGTTGAGCGAAGACCTTTACTCGGCTGAAGAAGGACATCATGCAACCCCCAGCGAAGTCTCCATCACCAGATACTTGAGGCCGGAGGCATTCGAAACCAAACCTGCTCACGAACTGCAGGTTAAAAATCCAAAATACTACTGGCCGCTGACCTGTGAAGAAATGAAAAAAGTATTTCCCGACGGTCGTATGGAATCCGCCCCATGGCTGGCGACGGCTGATCATGGCCTGAAACTACTGGATGAAGCGAGTCGAGCGATCCAGAAAAAAGTTGATGAGATCATGCTCCTCAAGGTGTTATAAGGAAGAACGAACCCCTTTACTCTTACAACTCACTTGAGCAGCTACCCCATCTCTGTTAAAAAGACATATCAATATATTGCTATCCTTTTTAAAATTCCTATGTTTTTAAATTCCGCTGACCGATTTTGACCATACCGGAAAGGCATGATCAAAATCGGTACATAGGGTAGTTTTTAACAGTACTTTTCGTTGAGTTTGTTTCATTTCAAAAGAAATGTCACTGTAATGCTACCTGTTTTACTTCCTTTTGGAGATAGAAACCGAAGGGTTTTTAGTTTTTGAATCATGCAGCCTTCAAGCGCTTGGACCTTCTTGGTGCCGCTCCCCCGGATTACTTTTGTCACCCTGCCGCTGGAATCGACCTTTAAAGTAAATATAAACTCTTTTTTTAGATTCCATTGCCACCAATGTTTCTTGTCGTAGCACCGATTTATGGTGGGAACAAACTTTTCAAATATTGTCACAACTGCTTCTCTTCTCAGTCTTCCGTTTACAGAGATTTTGCCTAATTTAATATGAATACGTTTATGATTTTCTTTATCTGAGATCGTCCCTGAAGATAAGATATCATCCTTTTCGTCTTCACATCTTTCTCTCTTTTCTTCCATCGGTTTACTTCTGCGGACCAGTAAAGATGGAGAAGCCGCAAGGGGTGAAATCCCTTTTGCCATACGAGATTTTCCTCCCACAGCGTAATCGGAAACGCCTTGGGGCAATGGTAAAGGCTGCCTGACCGTTGAAGCTTTGCCGTGTTTTAATCGGGCCTGCGTATCAACGGCAACAAATGAAGTATATCGGGTTAAAAGGTTATAGGTGAGGCCAAGGCTTGTGACCTCCTTGACTAGCTCATCGTCAGGTCCTAACCGATTATAATCGGACAGAAGAGCAATACGGTGCCTGGCCCACAAATAACGAAGAGCAAAGTTTGTTTTTAATGGTTCTACTTTTGCCACATTTACTTTCTTCCTGTAGGTGTGGTCTCCGGCAATTCCTTTCACAACTATACTGCCCTGTGGCGTGCCGCGCCATTTGCCGAAAAGAATAACAGGACGCTGGGCCATTACATCGGGGATGCTTGGCGGTTCAATGTCATAGGTTTTAAATTTGTCAAAGTCCACTGTAATTCCTGTCAAAACCGGCGACTCAATTAGCTTTCTGGATTTTACCGCCTTTTGCTGTGCTTCATCCGGCCGAGTAATGATAAACGGTTCTCCCATACCGACTCTGGCCATTCCTTCGATAAGATAGCGGTTTACGCTGGATCCGATACCAAAGGCAAACATATTGGCAGTGCCGAGATTGTTTCGGATCAGGTCAAATGCTTCTTTTTCAACGGAAACATAACCATCGGTAACAATGACCACGTTGCGCGAGTACCCTTTGGTCCCCTGCAAAGAAAGTGCTTTTTTCAACGCCGGAAGCAACCGGGTTCCTCCTCCGCCCCGCTGGCGCTCAATGACATTGATGGCATGATTAATATTCTGTCGGGTTGCCGGCAAAGACCTTTCCGACATTACAGTAGACCCCCCTGCAAACAAAAGAACGTTAAACCTGTCGGATGAACGCAGGTTACCGATCAAATCTTTAAGAAGTTTTTTGGATATATTTAAAGGAAAACCGTTCATAGATCCTGAAACGTCCACAATAAACATATATTCTCGAGGAGGTATCTGGTACTCTTTTACCCGCTTGGGGGGTTGAAGCATGAGCAGAAAAAAGTTTTCCCTTTCCCCTGTGGAAAGAAGAAGTCCTGTTTCTATCTTTCCGCCGGCAAGCCGGTATTTTAATATAAAATCACGGTTTCCCGCATATTGTTCAGATGGGTTAAGCTGAATGGATGCAAAATTTGATCCCTTATATCGGATATC
This DNA window, taken from Thermodesulfobacteriota bacterium, encodes the following:
- a CDS encoding MBL fold metallo-hydrolase, which gives rise to MAVNIYPIPLGVAQCYVIQDKGAVMIDAGAPKKSTQFLKTIEHHGISPNDIKLIIPTHGHWDHIGSAKDIKQITGARIAMHHREKEWLEKSQKHIPPAVNLWGHIIVKTLGGLLPLIRFPAAQVDITLEDEDFSLTEFEIPGKIIYTPGHSPGSVSVLLDTGDAFVGDLAMSSFPLRLSPGLPIFADDITQVKNSLKLLLDKGATTIYPAHGKSFPAELIRTFL
- a CDS encoding pyridoxamine 5'-phosphate oxidase family protein, which codes for MRRSEKEITDQSTIEAIIHASLVCRLALSDGNQPYIVPLCFGYRNQTLYFHSAREGKKIDLLKKNNRTCFEFDVNSEIIEADKPCKWGMKYQSVIGFGKAIFVENVEEKQKGLNIIMNHYSNRTWPFAEKAIEKIAVIKIEIEKMTGKYSS
- a CDS encoding 3-hydroxyacyl-CoA dehydrogenase, producing the protein MEIENCVAIVTGGASGLGEACVRQLVKDGATVSIFDFAPERGRQVAKDLGDSVIFCQADVADETDVASAIEETVRAFGAIHVAINCAGMGIPEKVLGKDGPMVMENFYRTLNINLGGTLNVIRLAAEKMVDNSPNADGERGVVINTSSIAAFEGQIGQVAYSASKAAIAGITLPIAREFADYGIRVMTIAPGLFDTPMMAGLSEEVKEALGKMIPFPKRLGYPSEYARMAKHIIENPVLNGETIRLDSAIRMAAR
- a CDS encoding beta-ketoacyl synthase N-terminal-like domain-containing protein, with protein sequence MREVAITGVGMTPFGIFDRTNVELFSQAALEAMADSNIESRNIQALFFGNCLGAFEEGQLHMAPFIHSALDLPVSAPATRFESACATATVAIRHAALLVAAGVYDVVLAGGTERAAAMGTPLATRTFAMASHAQYETPTGITFPGVFAMATHMYAQKYNIELKELKKHMAEIAVKNHFHGTKNPKAHFQKEIDVDKVLNGMMVADPLQLLDCCPFSDGAAAVVISDAAKAKDLVKQPIFIAGMGQASAGPLHIQQDLTRVIARETSSRNAYKQAGVKPTDIDVCELHDCFTTAEILAIESLGFYEFGSGYDAATKGETRIGGKIAINPSGGLKAKGHPIGATGAAQVTEIVEQLRGKSGDRQVQGAKIGLVDTLGGDFGTVCNIILRSER
- a CDS encoding Zn-ribbon domain-containing OB-fold protein, with the translated sequence MKNQLTFNRYQDALTEDRLLGLYCEECGTCTLPPQAVCRSCGGHKLNEKEIGNTGTLRTFTVIRVAAEGMTPPFIVALVETDSGAWVMGNLEGVDPDNTGMELLGQQVKITSRIVKGDIYAYGDIRVPVFSPI
- a CDS encoding creatininase family protein; the protein is MKKVVKPTEPVFFGRMNTQLENLSYPEVEQYLKKNDIILVPTGSVEQHSPYGLIGTDFITAEAVAQRVARAMQILVAPTVKYGVSPHHMAFSGTVSLVPDTMIMLISDIIQSLVAHGFRRIVFINGHGGNINAIKTAMERLKAQKIQGCFEVISWYEMEEIQQLSEDLYSAEEGHHATPSEVSITRYLRPEAFETKPAHELQVKNPKYYWPLTCEEMKKVFPDGRMESAPWLATADHGLKLLDEASRAIQKKVDEIMLLKVL
- a CDS encoding VIT domain-containing protein, with product MKLKKITVTILIAAFGLLLAKTILAQPEKNAHQTLSPYFFVKSDDPQTERLPLKSTSAKVNISGVIADVMITQIYKNEGKKPLEAIYVFPASTRAAVYGMKMTIGERVITAKIREREAARREYEQAKQEGKSASLLEQQRPNVFQMNVANVLPGDLIKVELKYNELLIPTDTVYQFVYPTVVGPRYVDQPSDQKGSSENWTSNPYLHEGESAPYTFDMKLDLAAGLPIQDISCETHKVDIRYKGSNFASIQLNPSEQYAGNRDFILKYRLAGGKIETGLLLSTGERENFFLLMLQPPKRVKEYQIPPREYMFIVDVSGSMNGFPLNISKKLLKDLIGNLRSSDRFNVLLFAGGSTVMSERSLPATRQNINHAINVIERQRGGGGTRLLPALKKALSLQGTKGYSRNVVIVTDGYVSVEKEAFDLIRNNLGTANMFAFGIGSSVNRYLIEGMARVGMGEPFIITRPDEAQQKAVKSRKLIESPVLTGITVDFDKFKTYDIEPPSIPDVMAQRPVILFGKWRGTPQGSIVVKGIAGDHTYRKKVNVAKVEPLKTNFALRYLWARHRIALLSDYNRLGPDDELVKEVTSLGLTYNLLTRYTSFVAVDTQARLKHGKASTVRQPLPLPQGVSDYAVGGKSRMAKGISPLAASPSLLVRRSKPMEEKRERCEDEKDDILSSGTISDKENHKRIHIKLGKISVNGRLRREAVVTIFEKFVPTINRCYDKKHWWQWNLKKEFIFTLKVDSSGRVTKVIRGSGTKKVQALEGCMIQKLKTLRFLSPKGSKTGSITVTFLLK